aTATGAAATGACGTGattacatgaaaacatggatactGAAGCATGAGACATGAAATACGAGTGCTGGATACATGACATGAGCGTGAAATATGAGACATGGCATAATATGGACTATGGGAATTTACCTTGAGCGTCCTCTGCTTGCTCTTCGAACAAATAAAGGTATCTCGATTTCATatcctcttctgcttcccatgtagcctcttcaactttctgactcctccacAGGACTTTCACTGAGgttacttccttagttctcaacttgcgaacctgacggtcaagaatggctacgggaatctcctcataagtcaaaccGTCCTTAACCGTTATAGTATTagcaggaacaaccaacgatGGGTCTCTTACACACTTCCTCAACTtggatacatgaaacactggatgtACAGCAACCAACTCTTggggcaactcaagttcataagctactagacAGACCTTTCGTGAaattctgtaaggtccaatatatctaggactaagcttccctttcttcccaaatctcataacacccttcatgggtgaaattttaaggaacacccaatcattaacttaaaattttaagTCCCTTCGCCTtacatctgtgtaagacttctggcgactctgagccgttttCAAATGCTCTTAaatcaacttgactttctccatcgcctgatagaccaaatctggcCCTAACAATTCTGCTTCACCGACTttaaaccaaccaatcggtgacctacaccttcgcccatacagagcttcaaacggtgccatcccaatgctagcatgataactgttattataagaatactcaataagaggtaagtgatcatcccaattacctttgaaatctaggacacatgctctcaacatgtcttCAAGAGTCTGAATATTACGCTCTACCTCGCCATCTGTCTACGGATGAAAAGTCGTGCTGAGGTTCActttggtacccaatcctttctgaaaggatttctaGAAGCTcgctgtaaactgagcaccacgatttgaaataatagaaattggggtcccatgcaatctgacaatttcattaacatacaacTTGGCGTAATCTTTTGCTGAATCTATGGTCTTGATTGGCAAAAAGTGCGCCGACTTAGTAAGCCTatcaacgatcacccaaatagagtcatgtctcctcgttgaacgaggtagacctgatacaaagtccatattaatcatttTCCATTTTCGGACAGAATATCAATATTCCGAGCCAAGCCCTGAGGAGTCTCAAAGGTTCGCCACTTGccgacaattcggacacttagctacaaaTACGCTACATTCTctttcatatcattccaccaataaatctccttaagatcatggtacatcttagtaGAACAccgggtgaatggaatacccgGAGTTGTGAGCTTCGACATGATTCGGCCGAGCCCATctacatccggaacacataatctCACTCGGTACTTTCGAGTACCATCATCTCCCGCCTTGAAAAGTCACGTCTTACGTCAGAATCCCCTCCTTCGACAGACAACAACAAGGATCACTAAACCTGTTTCTCATGACGACAACCACGCCGCCATTCTCGGAGTCCAAAAATCGAACTCCAAAACTAgccaaacggtgaacttccttggtcataactctcttatctgcATCGATGTGGGCTAAACTccccatggaacgccgactaagatCATCaactacaacattcgctttcctcggatgatagagaatatccacatcataatccttagcGGTTCGAGCCATCTCCCCTCGCCTAAGATTCAGCTCTCTCTcttgcttgaagatatcttgCGACttttatgatggaaaatatCCTTACGcgctccatacaaataatgacgccatatcttaagtgaaaaaacttcaaatttttgtcaattctgtgtcatgagtcggataattctttttcgTGAACAGCAGCCGACGCAGACGataagcgacaaccttaccatgctgtattaagacacatccgaggCCCGCTCCCAAAGCATCACCAACATGAACCGCCCCTCCTCCCCGCGCATCAAACCGGAGCGAGCAAGTCAatctctcttcttcaactcttcaaagcttcgctcacaagcatctgatcATTGGAACTTAATCTTCttttgagtcaacttagtcaaaggagcagagatagaagaaaatccttctacgaagcgtttataatagcctgccagacccaagaaacttcttatttCGTAGAAGCCGAGGCGGGCGGGGCGACTAGGGTGGGCGTTGATTGCCTTTCCGTTCGGTTTTCAAACTTAGTTCGGGTTTTCGGTTTTCGagtttttgaaagtggacaccgaacacaCCGAATTAATTcgtttcggttcggttttttgaagttcggttcggttcggtttcggtttttctaATTCGGTTTTCTACTTGTTGCCTTGTTGGGAGACTCCGGGATACTTGATTGATTGGTCGTATGGAGACAATACTATTTGAATGTTAATCGGTAGAGTTTAAGcgaatttcttttgttcttttgtgattaaaaaaatagctttcttCTTAATCTTGTCTACTTCccaaaatttcaacaaaattttcccaaaaaagggggaaaaggggGATAATACTGGAAATTTTTTTCCCTATCCCAATTTGGTAAAACCGGGGAAGGGTATCGgcaaatttatccttaattttttttaaggaattCCTTTTTCCTCCCGCATTNNNNNNNNNNNNNNNNNNNNNNNNNNNNNNNNNNNNNNNNNNNNNNNNNNNNNNNNNNNNNNNNNNNNNNNNNNNNNNNNNNNNNNNNNNNNNNNNNNNNTGAAaagggttcactttttttttttggggctaaATGCCTTGTTTTTGTTAAGTGATTACGGTAGACACGGAAAAAGCAACTACCTAACATGAATTTTGGCATTCATAGTAGGTTGTCATTCGGTTGAGTGAGATTGAACTCTTTCGTTTTCTAAATTGGGAGTGCCAAATAAGTTTTTACTTTGTTAGTCTACGTAGTCGTCTACCACATTCTTTACGCAATACCCTCGAtttgtgctatatatatatatatatatatatatatatatatatatatatatatatatataaatgtaagcTTTGGATGAGTTTGATGTTTTCCAAAAGAATTTAAGGTCTCGAATCATTAGTGGATATCTAATTTTACTTGATATTGAATCCTTTTCATTTGCTAGTTCATTTACAACATCTATGGTACACTCCTGTTGATAAATGTGTTGTTTGATGCGAGTCTATTTTCCGGGGGCTCAGCAtaatttgtatttatatttgCCTACTCCATATTCTTCTATTGTAAATCAAACATGAGTGGGTGCTTGCATTTACCGCTTAACTGTATACAACAACTTTGCGTATGCTATGCATTTTTCCTTATGCTTGGAACAATCGGTCTCCGTTTATCAATTGGCACAAAAATCGTGAGGGGCTAAGCGGCGGCCAAGTAAGACACGAACGCGGCCCGTTTATCAATTGGCACGAAAATCCGTAGCCAGCTAGCGACGGCCCAGAGTAAGACCATGACCCGCTTTAGAAAATCGATGGCAGCCCGACCAAGTTGGCACAAAAATCGATGGCAGagatacaaaaatgaaaaatcgaTGGCATTGACGTGATAAGCGGCAGACGCACACCAATACAAAAAACGATGGCAATGACCACGAAAATCGATGGCGCTGACGAATTGGCCTGAAAATCGATGATAGCGACGGCAATGATAGCAAACTAAACCACTAGGCTTAAAGCCTTCAActtaaaacaataacaatagccGACGACATCGTGAAAACAACGCACAAGGCAAAAACAAGCAACACGAATAACAATATAACATAAGCTTAAAAACGACGTGACAAGCGCGAACAACATAAATAAACAACCAAATGTCTTAAAATTTAGCTcaatacaaaaaaattaaaatttgtcaCAAACTAAGTCTTAAATCCATTGTCTTAACACGACACTAGCGATCACGATTCGGtccaaattcaccaaattcAAAACCAGCTCAAATTTGAAGGCGAATTTTGCCTCTCTTGTTCCTCGAAGACATTTCCCAATATGTTTCATCAAGGAACATGTGCCCGTTCACTCTTGAATTATATTTAAGTATCATACCACATGTCAAGCACCTTAATTTACGCCCTTTAACCATTGTGTTGAACTACTGTGAAATATTCCCAAACATGTGAGCGAGCATTAGGAGGCATTgttgaacttgaacataataaaaaaataagacaaaaccAAAAGTTAGAATATAACTTTCAAGATAAAAGAatagaaatacaaaataaaatattaaacttaCCACTAGTAGCAAATTGCAATCAAACTCCCCTAAATCAAACATCAACAGTACAGGATCTCTTCCACTATTTGCTATCTCTAAAGaaatttaatcaaatatgtcatacaacataaataagtatatgatttttgcactaaaaaacacaaaaaaatataaaacctTACCAAGTTCAAGTTGCTCAAGATACTCCAAACTTTCTTCCACACTAACGGGTTTAGTCTCTTCCTAAGCCAATCTTGGCACAAATAAGAGAGATTGCACACATTTAGGAGATTAATGAGCTTCTAAATGGATCAAGAATACGTCCGCCGGTACTAAATGCACATTCCGATGCCACAGAAACCGGAATAGCCAACACGTCCGAGCCAACTCCGAAAGCACGGAAATCTAGGAGCGTTTATTTTCCGATCTAAAAACCTTAAACTCAACACGTTCATCTTGGGAGCTCTTGTTCTTCACTAATGTATTTATCGACTCCGATTTAGCACCCCCTTGACGAGAATCTTATTTTGTTTCTTCAGGTAAGCTTAGTTCTCAAAGCTTTTGCTCTCGAAGAGTGTCGTCGAACTAGAAGATACATCGGATGACATTGAGATGAAGAAGATGCGGATGGAGATGATTTATGATGAAATTCTCTTGAATAATTTTTGAGATACTCTCTGACGAAAGATTTCATATAATCATACACTCgcccttactttctttctcttcctcccAAATAGCTCTTCAAGCCCCAAGCTAACATACAGGCTTTATTACGAGGATCCCGACGAcgataaaaatcattttgttcatcttttCGGGATGCCCCGAtactttttaaacttttttctcTCATCCGCTCGGCCGTTTTACTCGAAATTAAGATCTTCGCCATATAAACACACTTTCAAATATACATCAAACTCACATATATCCTCAAAATGAACATTAGAAGTAACATAATGTGAACACAGAAACCTTCTACGGTGAGCTCGTGAaatctttcaagaaactttatCACATTCCTTACATTCACCCCAATAAATCGGATTGAAGAGGACCTGTGACCTTCCGTCTTGAGCATGGTAGAAAGATAATTATTAAAATTCTCATCAAAAAGATCAAACCTATCAAAGGCCTTCTCGAAGTTTTGTGCGGTATCCAACATCAAGTAGGTGGAATTCCGCCTAGTAGGCACATCTAGCTCTAATGTTTCGAACAATCCACCAACTTCGCGACATTTCTTAAAGTGACTTATAACGAAGATGATCTAACATACCTCGCCGTTGCCTAACACGTTTGACGAAGAAGCATCGATTTCCTTCAAACCTTCATGCACAATTAGATTAAGTATGTGTGCCATACATCTCACGTGAAGATGTTTACCATCCATTATATTAGTTCCCAGCGTATTTAAGCATTTAGACAATTCTCTAAGCTTAACATCGTTGGAAGAAGCATTATCCAACGATGTGAGAAAAAACCTTATCAGTTCGATAAAGCAAACAATTACTAATAGCCTGCGCCATGCTCACCCTTATGACTAGTGATAGGGCAAAAATTGAGTATTTTTTTATGCAACATCCAATCTTTATCAATATAGTGAGCGATCGAAACCACCTTATAATTAATTCTTTGCAATGATGTCCGTGTGTCGATAGTAAAGCATGGAATTTTGATTTCTTCCTAAAATTCTTCTTCCAAATCTGAGTCTCAACTCACCGTAAAGTTCATGTACAATCTCTTTATTGTTCTACGGAAGGAACTTGAAATAAAGGTTGGGCTACGTTCATAAACTTTACGAAGCCTTCCTTTTCTACAAAGCTAAATGGTAGTTCATCCGTAATTATCATCTCAACTAAAGCCCTCCTAATTAATTGTTGATCAAATTCCCAAAGCGGCTCACCCTTAGATGCAAAATTTATCTTTTTCGAGTGCAAGTTTCAATCTTGGCTTTATATCTTGGGCACCTCAAATTTATATGTTGTCTCGATCCAGATTGTCCCGTTTATAGTTGTATTAGCGGCATAAAGATTTTTACAATGTCTACACCTCGCTTTTACGATACCATTCAACGACCTTATCAAAATGATCCCAAGCTTCGTGACCTAGaacttatttcttttcttttctttgttacaCAGATGCAGGTGTCAAGTGACTTGTGATGTCATTCTATCATCGTACGTATTAGGTACGCTATCGGTTGAACTAGCCGCACTTAGTCTAGTTTCATTCGCCAtctatgaaaaattaaaaagagaaacTATAAGATAGAAGCTCTATAGCAACAATTACcagtttcaaagaaaaaaatgagaacTACATAGCGGTAGAGCGATTCAAAAACACTCGACAAAAGCCAACAAAGAAGCGACAAATATCTTTTGGTTATGCACCAAAGAAAATCTAGCAATTACAGTATAAATAATTCTTGCCCAGATTTCTCCAAAACTATCAGatgttatcttcttcttttctttacaATTCTAAAGATACCCActgataatttaagaaaatttaacacccaaaataaagatttaaacTTTGCGAAAAGGAAAGAATTTAAAACAAATCCAACCCAATACTTACAAATTCAGTGATTCTTTATCCAAAACTAGCTAGGGTTCggtgaaaaaagaaattaaggttCAAACTTATGAAAAGGAAAGAACaatcaaacaaagaaattatAAGGAGAAAATGAAATTACCTTGGTGTGAGCACAGCAGGTGCTTGAGAAGTGAGAACTCCCGCTCCCGCCGCCGTTGGACAGAGCAGTGTGGATCGTGTGAGGACTGTGAGGAGTGACGAGTCGGACTGTTAGGTTAGGCGTGAGGAGGAGAGGAGATGAGAGGAGGAAGCGTTAGggttgaatgaatgaatggTTGATCTGTTGGTTCACTGGTTGTTGAAGTCTTGGAGACGAATTGGACTTGGATAGATAGCTGGATGGGCTTAGTAATACTAATTTGGATAGATAGTTCACAAAGTGCCAAAGTGGGCCTAAGAAAGACTCAAAGTGGAGTGGGCTAACCAGCAGTTACCAGCTAAGTGATTTCTATGTGAGGGgagtaaaaattatttattaaattttcggtttaaccgaatACCGATGAACCGgaaccgaaaaccgaaccgaacaccgaattgtttatttttaaaaaaaaatcgaaagcgaaccgaaaaaccgaaaaaaaccgaaaccgaaaaaaaGCAGAACTAATTCGGTTCGGTCGgttttcggttttcggtgtttatgcccGCCCACGGGACGACTCATATGGCGTCATCTTTTGAGAATCAACTTTAACACGCTCTAACCGAGATCACATAGCTTTAAGAACGCCCGACTTATGCCAAAACTCACcgcactttgagaattttgtaaAAAGTTCGCGATCTTTAAGAGTCAACGACACTATTCGAGATGTTCGCGTGATCGGCCTCGTTAcgggaatataccaaaatatcatcaatgaagacgaTGACGAATACgtcgagataaggcttgaagaccctgttcataagATCCGTGAAAACGGTAGCACATTTGTCgacccaaatgacataacaagaaattcaaacgGCCGTAACGGGTtaaaagcgttcttgaatatcggcttccttaacctttaactgatgatagttggatctgaggtcaatcttggaataatatTGGGCGCCCTGAcgttggtcaaataagtcatctattttAGGAAGAGGGTacctgttcttaatggtgaccttgttcggTGACGGTAGTCTATACACGTACGTAAGGAACTatccttctttcggacaaataaaGTAGTGCGCCCGAGGTGAAACTCTTGGACCTAATAAATccttgtcaagaagatctttcagCAGGATTTTAACTGCTTGCTCTGCTGGAGCCGTTACGTATGGCGTAATAGATATCAGTCGAGTATCGGGAAGTAGtcaattccaaattcaatctccACTGTCGGGAGGGACTCCtggaagatcttcgggaaagACCTCTGGAAATTCATTTACAACTGGGACGGACTGAAGAGTTGGAGTCTGGGTATTTAAATCCTTGACTTGAACTAGGTGGTAGATATAACctttggaaattatttttctgaCTTTTAGGTAAGAAATAAATCTGCCAGGCTTTCTTGCGGATTGCCGCCCCGTTCGGTAGTGGCTCGTTAGGAAACTCGAATCTTACAACTTTAATTCTACAACatgtggcataacatgaagctaacCGGTCCATACCCGTGATCACCGCCAAAGTCTACCGTCTCTAACTGCTGCTAAGTCGAAATTTATGGTTCTCGATGATGGACTAAAGGCCAGGCGACCTCTCTataaatacgtctagctatAGGCGGTTCCCCAGCTTggggtggacacctcaaagggttcatgcaatTTTTCTGGTTCAATATCAAACTTTTTAGTAACAAAAGGgattacataagataaggtggatcctgggtcaCTAAGGGAATATacttcaaaagtgaaaattgtGAGTGTACATGTGACAACATCTGCTCTAGCCTCTGTATCCTGACGACCCGTCAATGCATACAAGCGGTTCTGACTACCGCCTGTATTGGCGGACCTTGCCTTTCCACGCCCCTGCTGGGCCTGATTGTGACGAGGAGCTGCTGAATTTATGGACTGCGCAACGTTACCTCCAGTACTTTGCCTAGCTGACGGACAATCTCTCTGAAAATGGCCCCTCTGGCCACAACCATAGCAAATATCCATACCTATACGACACTCACCTGGGTGTTTCTTACCACACTTACTGCATATCGGATTAGTATAATTCAACTGACCCATACTATCCTGAGAGTAAGAACTTGATGGCCTGAAATTCTGCTTTTTATCATTACGGAACTTGGGGGTGGGGTTCTTCGTGGACGGAGCGAATCTGTTTGTCCTCGTTCTTAAAGAACTTTCTGTTTCCATGACCGCTGAACTATCCGGTAGACTTGACCCTCTTGTTGAActccttgtctttctctttctgtAAGGCTTCCTCCTCCTTCAGCCTTGTCTCGTTCCCTTGTACGAAAGCAACCATTTTGGAGATAGTCATCCCCCCATTAATGCAGCCGGATATTGGGCCCGTCATCTGGTGGGAATCAAGACCACCAACAAACCTCCTCACTCGTGCCTTCATGTCTGGTAGCATATGCGGAGCATGTTTAGCCAGACTGACAAATTCCAAATAGTAATCCTGGACTGACCTGCCATTCTGCTTAAGTTTCAAGAATTGCTCTGCTTTAGCTTCTCTGACCTCTATTGGCATGAAGTGGAAGGCACTTGTAAATTCATCTCATGTAACATCAGGTGCATCCTTACCTCGGGATAACTCCCAAGATTCATACTAAGTGTTAGCAATGTTCTACAGCTGATGAGCTCCAATAGTAGCTGCTTCAGTTTTTGTAATTGTCATAATCCTGAAGATTTTCTGAAGAGCATCAATGTAGTCCTAAGGGTCTTCGTCTTTCTTTGTCCCCGTGAAGACTGGGGGATTCATTACGAGAAATCCTTAGTCTTAGAAGACTCTccattatttcatgaacttgACCCAGATTCCTGACGTTGGGCCTGAGCTGCTACCAGCTGTGTGAGCATGTTGATAGCACTCCTAACATCCCCATTCGAATCACTAGGAGGTGTAATTGTAGGAGCGGTTGGGGCTGCTGTCTGAGTCGGAACGGTCTCTTTGCGAGTTGCTTCTGCAGTATCCCCCTAGCTGGTGGCTATGGCCTTTCTGGTGTATTTCCTCTTCACAGGCATTTTCTAAAAATACGTACACGCACAAATTAGAAAGGCATCTTGAAAGCactgctctaactgcacgatctagagtatgaaagaagtgagacaatcctaaatATCTTGGTGgtcaattatttatatgtatagggCCCTTACACATATAAAAGTAACCCCACTGGACGCGGTTTCATAGACTTCCTAAAGACACCTGAACCTAGgatctgataccaagcttt
This portion of the Lycium ferocissimum isolate CSIRO_LF1 chromosome 1, AGI_CSIRO_Lferr_CH_V1, whole genome shotgun sequence genome encodes:
- the LOC132061566 gene encoding uncharacterized protein LOC132061566; its protein translation is METESSLRTRTNRFAPSTKNPTPKFRNDKKQNFRPSSSYSQDSMGQLNYTNPICSKCGKKHPGECRIGMDICYGCGQRGHFQRDCPSARQSTGGNVAQSINSAAPRHNQAQQGRGKARSANTGGSQNRLYALTGRQDTEARADVVTCTLTIFTFEVYSLSDPGSTLSYVIPFVTKKFDIEPEKLHEPFEVSTPSWGTAYS